In Nocardioides sp., the following proteins share a genomic window:
- a CDS encoding alpha/beta hydrolase codes for MATSATHARTPLVSERIGEFFWDNETGRDRLEYTEYGAGDRWIVLLHGLLMPRRMQQPLARSLAAEGFHVVTLDLLGHGRSDKPADALLYSMSAYAEQVVALLDHLGADQAIVGGLSLGANVALETAVLAPERVKGLLIEMPVLNHALEAGIVAFVPLMFAARFAPFTVNTVRRLTRPIPRGLVPFWAGIGLDTLNQEAESVAAVLRGVIFGRIAPSRAQRRRIACPALVIGHPTDPVHPFVDAEMLAGELPDARFTRASSIVEWRIRPARLTAATLEFAQECFATRRRQRTKA; via the coding sequence ATGGCGACTTCCGCGACCCACGCCCGGACCCCGCTGGTGAGCGAGCGGATCGGTGAGTTCTTCTGGGACAACGAGACCGGGCGGGATCGGCTCGAATACACCGAGTACGGCGCGGGCGATCGCTGGATCGTGCTGCTTCACGGCCTGCTGATGCCACGACGGATGCAGCAGCCCCTTGCACGTTCGCTCGCGGCTGAAGGCTTTCACGTCGTCACTCTCGACCTGCTCGGACATGGTCGCTCAGACAAACCGGCCGATGCCTTGCTCTACTCGATGAGTGCGTACGCCGAGCAGGTCGTGGCGCTGCTCGATCACCTCGGGGCCGACCAGGCGATCGTCGGTGGCCTCTCGCTCGGCGCGAACGTGGCGTTGGAGACAGCGGTGCTCGCACCTGAGCGGGTCAAGGGTCTGTTGATCGAGATGCCGGTCCTCAACCATGCGTTGGAGGCGGGCATCGTGGCGTTCGTACCCCTGATGTTCGCCGCGCGGTTCGCCCCCTTCACCGTCAACACCGTGCGCCGCCTGACTCGGCCCATCCCGCGCGGGCTGGTGCCCTTCTGGGCAGGTATCGGACTCGACACCCTCAACCAGGAGGCCGAAAGTGTGGCCGCGGTCCTGCGTGGCGTGATCTTCGGCCGGATCGCGCCGTCTCGTGCCCAGCGCCGTCGGATCGCGTGCCCCGCCCTGGTCATCGGGCACCCCACGGACCCGGTGCACCCCTTCGTTGACGCCGAGATGCTGGCGGGCGAACTGCCGGATGCCCGCTTCACCCGCGCCAGCAGCATCGTCGAGTGGCGGATCCGGCCCGCTCGCCTGACTGCGGCGACCCTCGAGTTCGCCCAGGAGTGCTTCGCGACGAGGCGCCGCCAGCGTACGAAGGCCTGA